CCACCGGTTCGCAGCTGCGGCGCGTTACCCGCGACGCGGGCTCCAACGAGGATCCGTCCTGGTCGCCCGACGGAAGATTTATCGTGTTTACTTCAACCCGCAACAACGCCCGGCAGATTTATGTCATGGATGCCGACGGCTCGGCCCCGCATCTTGTGGAGCGGCTGCCGGGAAAATCATACACGCCGCACTGGTCCCCTTAAATAACCGCGCGAGTTTTTTTGACCGTGTTTCCGCCCGGGCTGAAAACGCCGGCCGGGCGCGTGGCGCCGTAATGTTATAATTAACGCATGGGCCGGCGTAACAAAAAAATCATAGCGGCTGTCACTTTGGCCATGTTCGCGTTCGGGCTTATGGCGTCGGCTTTGTTCATAAACCAATGGGCGCGCAGCGGTCGGGCGGGCACAGACGATCCCGACACCTATCTCCGGCTTATGAAAGCGGAACAGGTTTACGTCACCGGCGACCGGGCGGCCCGCACAATCAATAAAATCGGTCCGCCGGCGGGTTTGCGGCTGCACTGGACCGCGCCGGCGGATTTTCTGCTTATAAACGGCGCGCGGTTTTTTCCGCAGGATAAAGGATTCCGCGCGGCGCTGTTTGAGTGGAGCGGCTGGTATCCGGCGGTACTGTTTGCCGCGGCGGGGTTCTGTCTGGCGTTGTGCGGCGTTTATGCCGGCGTTACGCCTGCCGCGCTGTTTTTCGTTCCGGCGGTGGCGGCGCTGCGGCTGCTGTTTTGGGGAGTGCTGGTGCCGGGCAATGCCGACCACCACGGACTGCAGGCGGTTTTATGGCTGGCGCTTGTGGCGGCGGCGTTCAAGATCTTCAAAACCGAAGGGCGGACGGGGTTTGCGATCGCCGGGGTCATAATCGGGCTGGGGATTTGGGTGAGCGTGGTGTTCATGGTCTTTGCGGGACTTGTGTGCGGGAGCATCGCGCTGTGGTGCGTTTATGCAAAAAAGCCCGACTGCCGGTTCGGGGCCGTATGGCTTTCCGGCTGCGCGGCGGCTGTGCTTGGCGCGGCTGTTTTGGTCGAATATCCGGCCGGCGTGCGCATGGGCGCGGTGTATGACATGGTTTCAACAGCGCATGCCGCGCTGTTCGCATTTATCGGGCTGTCCGCATGGGTTTACGGATTTTTCTTCTGGCGGCTGGAAACCGCGCGCGCCCGGTTTTATGCGGCGGCGGGCATGGTTTTGTGCGTGCTGGCGGCGGAATATTTGCTGTTTCCCGGTTTATTCGCCAGCCCGGTCCGGCAGTACGGCGGAGAAGCGTTTTATTCAATAATAAGGGAATGCCGGGCGCTGGTTAAATTGCCTGCCGCGATACAGCTGGCTTTCTGGTTCGAATTTACAGCCGCGACGGCAGCGGCGGGTTTTTATTCGGTAAAGGCCGCCCCGGTGGACAGGGCGGCCTGGAGGATGATGGCTGCCCTGTGCGTGGTGTGCGGAGCGTTGTCGTGTTACGAGGTGCGGTGGCTGCGGTATGCGACACCGCTGTTTGTAATTCCGCTTTCCGCGCTGTGCGCTTCGCTAATGCGCTGGCCGGGCGGCAGGAAAACCGGCGAGGGCCGCCTGATCGCGGCGGTGGCTCTGCTGGCCGTAATTTTTTCGCCGGCGGCGGTTATTTTTTTCACGCCCGCGTCTTGCTCCGCGGAGCAGGCGCTGGGGTCCGCTTTGCGGCGGGGCGGAATCGCGGCCGCGCTGGGCGCAAAGCCTGTCACGGTGCTTGTGCAGGCCGGTTTTGCGCCGCAGCTTGTGTACTGGACCCAGCATAATGCGCTGGCCGGGAATTATTACCAGCTGGTATCGGAGCGGAAACAGTATGAGGAATTTTTCGACGCGGCTTCAGATGAAGCCGCGTATCGGGTTGTTAAATCGGCGGGAGTCGAGGCGGTGCTTTTCTGCGCCGGCGCCAGACTGCTGGAGCAAAGCCAGCGGTTCGCCGACGCGCTTGAGCGTGGTGAAACGCCCGGCTGGCTGGTGCCCGTGCCGGGTTACGGAAAAAACGAAAACGGCATATTGTTTTATACCGTCAGGCAAATGCCGTGAGGCATTGCCCGCTCCGCGGCTGCGGTTTTTCCGTATTCGCGCGCGGCCGGCCGGCAAATTTATTAAAATTAATGCGGATGGGTGAAATATTTTTACAAGGAGAATACGGATATGAACCGTGAAGCCGCTTTTGCCCTGCTCGGCCAGTATGTGAAAAACGAGAATATGATCAGGCACTGCCTCGCCAGCGAAGCGGTGCTGCGCGCGCTGGCGGTGCGCCTGAATCAGGATGCCGAACTGTGGGCCATAGCCGGGCTGGTGCATGATGTGGATGTGGAAATTACCGGCTCCGATCCGGCGCAGCACTGCCGGGTCGCCGCGCAACTGCTGGCGGATAATGGCTACCCGCAGGAGCTGATCGCCGCCGTCCGGCTGCACAACGAAGCCGCCTGGCCCGGCGAAAAACGGGCTTCCATTTTCCAGCATGCGCTGGCGGCCGGCGAAACGATTACAGGGCTGATCACCGCAACCACGCTGGTGTATCCGGATAAAAAACTGGCGTCGGTAAAATCAAAATCCGTGGTCAAGCGGATGAAGGAAA
The DNA window shown above is from Elusimicrobiaceae bacterium and carries:
- a CDS encoding HDIG domain-containing protein, with amino-acid sequence MNREAAFALLGQYVKNENMIRHCLASEAVLRALAVRLNQDAELWAIAGLVHDVDVEITGSDPAQHCRVAAQLLADNGYPQELIAAVRLHNEAAWPGEKRASIFQHALAAGETITGLITATTLVYPDKKLASVKSKSVVKRMKETKFAASVSRENIMECELTGVPLPEFAELAVNAMREIAPELGL